The following proteins are co-located in the Malus sylvestris chromosome 13, drMalSylv7.2, whole genome shotgun sequence genome:
- the LOC126596252 gene encoding WAT1-related protein At4g08300-like, with product MMCSSSLSRTEIEEGRKAAGQPEEVMAHELRSSNLKGLYRKFKPHLLMILAQMGYTFLYFITEASFNHGMNPHVYITYRHIVSGVVMLPFAYFLERTERPKLTFALFLELFLLSLLGVGLTLNMYFASLRYTSPTFLASMVNTIASLTFVIAIVLRLEALDLRNPRGLAKVLGTLMSLAGVMTMTLYKGPIIKNLWPALIHVEGKSSIHENWLKGSILTVASCITWSAWYIMQAITLRRYPAQLSLTTWMSFIGAAQSAVFTVCIEHRRAAWTIGFNVDLWSILYAGVVCSGLIIFIQLWCTEEKGPVFVTMFNPVSTILVAVLAYFVLGERLYAGSIVGAFIVILGLYLLLWGKEGDEVYVKAEESSYQTKYEEHKDNGVQITSANKNAKHGEP from the exons ATGATGTGCTCCTCCAGCTTGTCTAGAACTGAaatagaagaaggaagaaaggcgGCCGGACAACCGGAGGAGGTTATGGCACACGAGTTACGTAGTAGTAACCTTAAGGGACTTTACAGGAAGTTCAAGCCACACCTCCTCATGATTTTAGCCCAGATGGGGTATACATTTCTGTATTTTATCACAGAAGCGTCCTTCAATCATGGGATGAACCCTCACGTCTACATAACTTATCGACATATTGTGTCCGGCGTAGTGATGCTCCCTTTTGCTTATTTTCTTGAAAG AACAGAGAGACCGAAGCTCACTTTTGCACTTTTCTTGGAACTTTTTTTACTCTCTCTATTGGG GGTGGGCTTGACATTAAACATGTACTTTGCAAGCTTAAGATACACCTCTCCGACCTTCCTTGCATCAATGGTCAACACCATAGCGTCCCTAACCTTTGTAATTGCAATTGTACTGAG GTTGGAGGCTCTTGACCTTCGAAATCCTAGAGGGTTAGCAAAAGTTTTGGGTACCCTAATGTCCTTAGCGGGTGTGATGACCATGACATTGTACAAGGGGCCTATTATCAAAAATTTGTGGCCTGCACTAATCCATGTTGAAGGCAAATCCTCCATCCATGAGAACTGGTTAAAGGGTTCAATTCTAACTGTTGCAAGTTGCATAACATGGTCGGCATGGTACATCATGCAG GCAATCACATTGAGAAGATATCCTGCACAACTATCATTGACTACATGGATGAGCTTTATAGGGGCAGCACAATCAGCTGTCTTCACCGTGTGTATAGAACATAGACGAGCTGCTTGGACAATCGGATTCAACGTTGACCTCTGGTCGATATTATATGCT GGAGTGGTGTGCTCAGGTCTAATAATCTTCATTCAACTATGGTGCACAGAAGAGAAAGGGCCAGTTTTTGTGACCATGTTTAATCCTGTATCAACAATTTTGGTGGCTGTTTTAGCTTACTTTGTCCTCGGTGAAAGACTTTATGCTGGCAG CATAGTAGGGGCATTCATTGTCATCCTTGGTCTATACTTGCTGTTATGGggaaaagaaggtgatgaaGTTTACGTCAAGGCGGAAGAGTCATCTTATCAGACAAAGTATGAAGAGCATAAAGATAATGGCGTACAGATCACTTCAGCTAACAAAAATGCGAAGCATGGTGAACCATAA
- the LOC126596256 gene encoding transcription factor bHLH104-like, whose translation MGEWIEYLDYIDETQPTDFLWPNDTPSFGDFEFSAVDVPAAAASSASQSQEKECPRKRGRTDSCSGGSGAKACREKLRRERLNDRFVELSGVLEPGSSPKTDKAAILDDAVRVLNQLRAEAQELTETNQKLLEEVKSLKAEKNELRAEKLVLKADKERLEQQLKGMAISPSGFVPTHPAVPAAYHPGANKMAVYPSYSLVPMWHYIPPSARDTSRDHELRPPAA comes from the exons ATGGGGGAATGGATAGAGTATCTTGATTACATCGACGAAACCCAACCCACCGATTTCCTTTGGCCCAACGACACCCCTTCTTTCGGCGATTTCGAATTCTCCGCCGTCGATGTTCCGGCTGCCGCCGCTTCCTCAGCCTCACAGTCACAGGAAAAGGAGTGCCCCCGCAAGAG GGGACGGACGGATTCGTGCTCTGGAGGATCAGGGGCAAAAGCTTGCCGTGAGAAATTGAGGAGGGAGAGATTGAATGACAG GTTTGTGGAGTTGAGCGGTGTTTTGGAACCCGGGAGTTCGCCGAAGACGGACAAGGCTGCTATACTTGATGATGCCGTAAGGGTTTTGAACCAGCTTAGAGCTGAAGCTCAGGAGCTCACAGAAACAAATCAAAAGTTACTTGAAGAAGTTAAAAGTTTAAAG GCAGAGAAGAATGAACTTCGTGCAGAAAAACTTGTCCTGAAAGCAGACAAAGAACGGCTGGAACAGCAGTTGAAAGGTATGGCAATTTCACCTtctgggtttgttccaacccaCCCAGCAGTACCAGCTGCATATCATCCTGGGGCAAACAAGATGGCTGTCTATCCTAGCTATAGTCTGGTCCCTATGTGGCACTATATACCTCCATCGGCCCGTGATACATCTCGTGATCACGAACTTAGGCCCCCTGCTGCTTAG